From Garra rufa chromosome 19, GarRuf1.0, whole genome shotgun sequence, the proteins below share one genomic window:
- the fbxo40.2 gene encoding F-box only protein 40 isoform X2: MSRYRRSGPRLHRHCETCYSRRCKASIEVSVSCMVINCRLLCGASFHMCKEDEHSLLCPNEKVPCLNAHYGCPFTMCRSRLAKHLEVCPASVVCCSMEWIRWPLENPDAPLYTNLLKELHEQESLDLSMALRDQKHLCARLKMRRCFPELMEEQEEEPAPVEEYDDEDGAVGKEIVCNGIHINGLGDSGGGLVNGPACEKALKDDVVLNGPVDKEKYNLFEKMFSMEMGGCKQAEAKVEASKAKEKTGEKSSSKGSSKSQGASVEPEKKEANVSPVDTTKTGLAPWQDGVLERLGQEVKPREFNMYVVHHGRMLIAFGQMDACTPRERDFVYGSLEPIPVQTLHSTYKAPTSYRQKRIQLREFNARVLTEHKCVGTSDLDLPEKDGGEMDEMFSTLLCYAETEIRGHKISETVPTDGLYIDIATQTYNFTTAPFKYNATLTDITEGRDLKLHVDLDTETVTLRHNKSTSTFTFMCGHFFRRDEIASHFKNVHLDIQSGLSGWFEQRCPLAYLGCTFSQRRLQPSTQRAKVSYNQDLSIFTLTPEVPVSLMSDSQTVSLKACVKYEDSLSNLPFEVLCHIASYLDSFTLSQLALVSRLFRDICATFLQERGMVGFKWCKKSYSHGGARWKPTKVWEFSTLFSKVGNWCIGDAPSMAEHLKHCPFYQTELKTKPFALASMFDEKGKERQNLVSLFMGHK; encoded by the exons ATG AGCCGCTATAGAAGATCCGGTCCGAGGCTTCACAGACATTGTGAGACCTGTTACAGTCGCCGTTGCAAAGCCTCCATAGAAGTGTCTGTGTCTTGCATGGTCATCAACTGCCGTTTGCTTTGTGGGGCCTCCTTCCACATGTGTAAGGAGGATGAACACTCTCTACTGTGTCCCAATGAGAAGGTACCTTGCCTTAACGCTCACTATGGCTGCCCTTTCACCATGTGTCGCTCTCGGCTGGCCAAACACCTCGAGGTGTGTCCTGCAAGTGTCGTCTGCTGCTCGATGGAGTGGATCCGTTGGCCTCTTGAGAACCCAGATGCCCCCTTGTATACGAACCTACTAAAAGAGCTCCACGAGCAAGAATCACTTGACCTTTCCATGGCACTGAGAGACCAGAAACATCTATGTGCCAGGTTGAAAATGAGAAGATGCTTTCCTGAGTTGATGGAGGAACAAGAAGAGGAGCCTGCTCCAGTGGAAGAGTATGATGATGAGGACGGAGCAGTGGGAAAAGAGATTGTGTGTAATGGGATACACATCAACGGACTTGGAGATTCAGGAGGAGGCTTGGTGAATGGACCAGCGTGTGAGAAAGCTCTAAAAGATGATGTGGTCCTCAATGGTCCTGTTGACAAAGAAAAGTACAATCTGTTTGAAAAGATGTTTAGCATGGAAATGGGTGGTTGCAAGCAGGCAGAGGCAAAGGTGGAGGCATCGAAAGCAAAAGAGAAGACAGGGGAAAAGTCATCTTCTAAAGGTTCCTCAAAGTCACAAGGAGCTTCTGTAGAACCTGAGAAAAAGGAAGCAAACGTATCCCCTGTGGATACCACCAAAACTGGACTGGCACCTTGGCAGGATGGCGTCTTGGAAAGACTCGGGCAAGAGGTGAAACCCAGGGAATTCAACATGTACGTAGTGCATCATGGACGCATGTTGATCGCCTTTGGTCAGATGGATGCTTGCACGCCCAGAGAAAGAGATTTTGTTTATGGGAGCTTGGAGCCGATACCAGTCCAGACTCTACACTCTACATACAAGGCTCCCACTAGTTACAGACAAAAACGCATTCAGCTTAGAGAATTTAATGCAAGAGTATTGACTGAGCACAAGTGCGTTGGGACATCCGACCTGGATCTACCTGAGAAAGATGGCGGGGAGATGGATGAGATGTTTTCAACCCTACTCTGTTATGCTGAGACTGAGATAAGGGGCCACAAAATAAGTGAAACGGTGCCAACCGATGGACTTTATATTGATATCGCAACCCAGACGTATAATTTTACAACAGCTCCCTTTAAATACAATGCAACTCTGACTGATATTACAGAGGGGAGGGATTTGAAACTTCACGTTGACCTTGATACAGAAACGGTTACCCTCAGACACAACAAATCAACCTCAACTTTCACGTTTATGTGTGGCCATTTCTTCCGACGGGATGAAATCGCCTCCCACTTTAAGAACGTGCATTTGGATATCCAGTCTGGTCTGAGTGGCTGGTTTGAGCAGAGATGTCCTCTGGCCTACCTTGGTTGCACCTTCAGTCAGAGAAGACTACAGCCGTCCACACAAAGGGCCAAAGTCTCCTATAACCAAGACCTTAGTATTTTCACCCTCACACCTGAGGTTCCTGTCTCTCTTATGAGCGATTCACAGACTGTTTCACTAAAGGCATGTGTCAAATATGAAGATTCTCTTAGTAACCTTCCCTTTGAGGTGCTTTGCCACATTGCGAGTTACCTCGATAGCTTTACCCTGTCCCAGCTAGCCCTGGTCTCCAGATTGTTCAGGGATATATGTGCCACGTTTCTGCAGGAGAGAGGAATGGTGGGCTTTAAGTGGTGTAAGAAGTCATACTCTCATGGAGGAGCCCGCTGGAAACCTACCAAA GTCTGGGAGTTCAGTACTCTTTTTAGTAAAGTTGGTAACTGGTGTATTGGCGATGCACCATCAATGGCTGAGCACCTGAAACACTGTCCATTCTACCAAACTGAACTGAAAACTAAGCCTTTTGCCCTGGCCAGTATGTTTGACGAGAAAGGAAAGGAGAGACAGAATTTGGTTTCTTTGTTTATGGGACACAAGTGA
- the fbxo40.2 gene encoding F-box only protein 40 isoform X1: MNSVLVFMRFQFGTSASCFVVLVYCVFPQSRYRRSGPRLHRHCETCYSRRCKASIEVSVSCMVINCRLLCGASFHMCKEDEHSLLCPNEKVPCLNAHYGCPFTMCRSRLAKHLEVCPASVVCCSMEWIRWPLENPDAPLYTNLLKELHEQESLDLSMALRDQKHLCARLKMRRCFPELMEEQEEEPAPVEEYDDEDGAVGKEIVCNGIHINGLGDSGGGLVNGPACEKALKDDVVLNGPVDKEKYNLFEKMFSMEMGGCKQAEAKVEASKAKEKTGEKSSSKGSSKSQGASVEPEKKEANVSPVDTTKTGLAPWQDGVLERLGQEVKPREFNMYVVHHGRMLIAFGQMDACTPRERDFVYGSLEPIPVQTLHSTYKAPTSYRQKRIQLREFNARVLTEHKCVGTSDLDLPEKDGGEMDEMFSTLLCYAETEIRGHKISETVPTDGLYIDIATQTYNFTTAPFKYNATLTDITEGRDLKLHVDLDTETVTLRHNKSTSTFTFMCGHFFRRDEIASHFKNVHLDIQSGLSGWFEQRCPLAYLGCTFSQRRLQPSTQRAKVSYNQDLSIFTLTPEVPVSLMSDSQTVSLKACVKYEDSLSNLPFEVLCHIASYLDSFTLSQLALVSRLFRDICATFLQERGMVGFKWCKKSYSHGGARWKPTKVWEFSTLFSKVGNWCIGDAPSMAEHLKHCPFYQTELKTKPFALASMFDEKGKERQNLVSLFMGHK, from the exons ATGAATTCTGTGCTTGTTTTTATGAGATTCCAATTTGGAACCAGTGCAAGTTGCTTTGTTGTGCTTGTCTATTGTGTTTTCCCACAGAGCCGCTATAGAAGATCCGGTCCGAGGCTTCACAGACATTGTGAGACCTGTTACAGTCGCCGTTGCAAAGCCTCCATAGAAGTGTCTGTGTCTTGCATGGTCATCAACTGCCGTTTGCTTTGTGGGGCCTCCTTCCACATGTGTAAGGAGGATGAACACTCTCTACTGTGTCCCAATGAGAAGGTACCTTGCCTTAACGCTCACTATGGCTGCCCTTTCACCATGTGTCGCTCTCGGCTGGCCAAACACCTCGAGGTGTGTCCTGCAAGTGTCGTCTGCTGCTCGATGGAGTGGATCCGTTGGCCTCTTGAGAACCCAGATGCCCCCTTGTATACGAACCTACTAAAAGAGCTCCACGAGCAAGAATCACTTGACCTTTCCATGGCACTGAGAGACCAGAAACATCTATGTGCCAGGTTGAAAATGAGAAGATGCTTTCCTGAGTTGATGGAGGAACAAGAAGAGGAGCCTGCTCCAGTGGAAGAGTATGATGATGAGGACGGAGCAGTGGGAAAAGAGATTGTGTGTAATGGGATACACATCAACGGACTTGGAGATTCAGGAGGAGGCTTGGTGAATGGACCAGCGTGTGAGAAAGCTCTAAAAGATGATGTGGTCCTCAATGGTCCTGTTGACAAAGAAAAGTACAATCTGTTTGAAAAGATGTTTAGCATGGAAATGGGTGGTTGCAAGCAGGCAGAGGCAAAGGTGGAGGCATCGAAAGCAAAAGAGAAGACAGGGGAAAAGTCATCTTCTAAAGGTTCCTCAAAGTCACAAGGAGCTTCTGTAGAACCTGAGAAAAAGGAAGCAAACGTATCCCCTGTGGATACCACCAAAACTGGACTGGCACCTTGGCAGGATGGCGTCTTGGAAAGACTCGGGCAAGAGGTGAAACCCAGGGAATTCAACATGTACGTAGTGCATCATGGACGCATGTTGATCGCCTTTGGTCAGATGGATGCTTGCACGCCCAGAGAAAGAGATTTTGTTTATGGGAGCTTGGAGCCGATACCAGTCCAGACTCTACACTCTACATACAAGGCTCCCACTAGTTACAGACAAAAACGCATTCAGCTTAGAGAATTTAATGCAAGAGTATTGACTGAGCACAAGTGCGTTGGGACATCCGACCTGGATCTACCTGAGAAAGATGGCGGGGAGATGGATGAGATGTTTTCAACCCTACTCTGTTATGCTGAGACTGAGATAAGGGGCCACAAAATAAGTGAAACGGTGCCAACCGATGGACTTTATATTGATATCGCAACCCAGACGTATAATTTTACAACAGCTCCCTTTAAATACAATGCAACTCTGACTGATATTACAGAGGGGAGGGATTTGAAACTTCACGTTGACCTTGATACAGAAACGGTTACCCTCAGACACAACAAATCAACCTCAACTTTCACGTTTATGTGTGGCCATTTCTTCCGACGGGATGAAATCGCCTCCCACTTTAAGAACGTGCATTTGGATATCCAGTCTGGTCTGAGTGGCTGGTTTGAGCAGAGATGTCCTCTGGCCTACCTTGGTTGCACCTTCAGTCAGAGAAGACTACAGCCGTCCACACAAAGGGCCAAAGTCTCCTATAACCAAGACCTTAGTATTTTCACCCTCACACCTGAGGTTCCTGTCTCTCTTATGAGCGATTCACAGACTGTTTCACTAAAGGCATGTGTCAAATATGAAGATTCTCTTAGTAACCTTCCCTTTGAGGTGCTTTGCCACATTGCGAGTTACCTCGATAGCTTTACCCTGTCCCAGCTAGCCCTGGTCTCCAGATTGTTCAGGGATATATGTGCCACGTTTCTGCAGGAGAGAGGAATGGTGGGCTTTAAGTGGTGTAAGAAGTCATACTCTCATGGAGGAGCCCGCTGGAAACCTACCAAA GTCTGGGAGTTCAGTACTCTTTTTAGTAAAGTTGGTAACTGGTGTATTGGCGATGCACCATCAATGGCTGAGCACCTGAAACACTGTCCATTCTACCAAACTGAACTGAAAACTAAGCCTTTTGCCCTGGCCAGTATGTTTGACGAGAAAGGAAAGGAGAGACAGAATTTGGTTTCTTTGTTTATGGGACACAAGTGA